A single genomic interval of Penicillium psychrofluorescens genome assembly, chromosome: 2 harbors:
- a CDS encoding uncharacterized protein (ID:PFLUO_003808-T1.cds;~source:funannotate), whose translation MGKRHALNFLERTPRAELVAASSPDLAELEWAKTHLAPFGVKLYQNYDDMLKQEGLEAVVIASATSVHAEQAIKGMEAEKHVLCEKPLSTSVEISQSVIDVAAKKPHLKVMCGFSRRFDASYRDAEQKMKAGSIGVPSVLRSQTCDKLDPTGFFVAYAQFSGGIFVDCSIHDIDLTLWFFGADSKVKSVSAVGNTAVEPDLRKHNDRDNAVGLVEFHDGRIAYFYASRMMAAGQEDTTEIIGTRGKLTVNSQPAINHVHIYDDTGVRREIPQHYYDRFEYAFVTEANEFTAACLDNTPLPLDLESAVKAVRIGSALQESLITGKKMFFDLQGNRTEVAHL comes from the exons ATGGGCAAAAGGCACGCTCTAAACTTCCTGGAACGAACCCCTCGCGCAGAGCTGGTCGCCGCCAGCTCGCCCGACCTGGCTGAACTGGAATGGGCCAAGACACACCTCGCCCCGTTCGGGGTCAAATTATATCAGAACTACGACGATATGCTGAAGCAGGAGGGGCTCGAGGCGGTAGTTATCGCGAGTGCCACCAGTGTTCATGCCGAGCAGGCGATCAAGGGTATGGAAGCCGAGAAGCATGTCCTGTGCGAGAAACCACTGAGTACCAGCGTTGAAATT TCCCAATCCGTCATCGACGTAGCGGCCAAAAAGCCGCATTTGAAAGTCATGTGCGGGTTCTCGAGGCGATTTGATGCCAGTTATCGAGACGCCGAACAGAAGATGAAGGCTGGGTCAATCGGAGTCCCCTCTGTGCTGCGCAGCCAGACATGCGACAAGCTCGACCCGACAGGCTTCTTCGTGGCGTACGCGCAGTTCTCAGGCGGGATCTTTGTCGACTGCTCGATTCACGACATCGACCTGACGCTGTGGTTCTTCGGCGCCGACAGCAAGGTCAAGTCCGTCTCCGCGGTGGGCAATACCGCCGTGGAACCCGACCTCCGCAAGCACAACGATCGCGACAACGCGGTGGGCCTGGTCGAGTTCCACGATGGCAGAATCGCCTATTTCTACGCCTCGCGGATGATGGCCGCGGGCCAGGAAGATACCACGGAAATCATCGGCACGCGCGGCAAACTGACGGTCAACTCGCAGCCGGCGATCAACCATGTACATATCTATGATGACACGGGCGTGCGCAGGGAGATCCCCCAGCATTACTATGACCGCTTTGAGTACGCGTTCGTCACGGAGGCGAACGAGTTCACTGCGGCTTGTCTGGATAACACGCCGCTGCCGCTTGATCTGGAGTCTGCGGTGAAGGCTGTGCGGATTGGTTCTGCGCTGCAGGAGTCGCTGATTacggggaagaagatgttCTTTGACCTCCAGGGAAACCGGACGGAAGTTGCGCACCTTTAG
- a CDS encoding uncharacterized protein (ID:PFLUO_003806-T1.cds;~source:funannotate), with amino-acid sequence MAPIATETFNTKRDGQALEETSDAIDEVNVLKATNKDLYEASEFDKNKDKTQFRQYEDACDRVKNFYKEQHTKQTVAYNLKARHEFHRKTRAEMTVWQAMEKLNTLIDESDPDTSLSQIEHLLQSAEAIRRDGKPRWMQLTGLIHDLGKLLFFFDARGQWDVVGDTFAVGCAFDDRIIYGRDSFCDNEDFGHEIYDSKFGIYSPGCGLDNVMLSWGHDEYLYHIAKEQSTLPAEALAMIRYHSFYPWHNAGAYHELMDDHDRDMLRAVKAFNPYDLYSKSDDIPSIEELKPYYLELIDEYFPNKVIKW; translated from the exons ATGGCACCCATCGCCACAGAGACCTTCAATACGAAGCGCGACGGCCAGGCGCTAGAAGAGACGTCTgacgccatcgacgaggTGAATGTGCTCAAGGCAACCAATAAAGATCTCTACGAGGCATCCGAGTTCGACAAGAACAAAGACAAGACCCAGTTCCGACAATATGAAGACGCCTGCGACCGAGTCAAGAACTTCTACAAGGAGCAACACACCAAGCAGACGGTTGCGTACAACCTCAAGGCCCGACACGAGTTTCACCGCAAGACCCGCGCGGAGATGACGGTGTGGCAAGCGATGGAGAAGCTGAATACGCTCATTGACGAGTCTGATCCCGACACCAGCCTCTCGCAGATCGAGCACCTGCTACAGTCCGCCGAAGCGATCCGGCGAGACGGCAAGCCTCGCTGGATGCAGCTGACCGGGCTGATTCATGACCTCGGCAAGCTgctcttcttttttgatGCCCGCGGGCAATGGGATGTGGTTGGCGATACCTTTGCTGTCGGGTGCGCTTTCGATGACCGGATTATTTATGGTCGGGACTCGTTCTGCGATAACGAGGACTTTGGGCATGAGATCTACGACTCCAAGTTCGGCATCTACTCGCCCGGCTGTGGGCTGGACAACGTCATGCTCTCCTGGGGCCATGATGAGTATCTGTATCACATTGCCAAGGAGCAGTCCACCCTGCCCGCCGAGGCCCTCGCCATGATCCGCTACCACTCGTTCTATCCCTGGCACAACGCCGGCGCCTACCACGAGCTGATGGACGACCATGACCGCGACATGCTGCGTGCCGTCAAGGCATTCAACCCGTATGATCTGTACAGCAAGAGCGATGACATTCCCAGCATCGAAGAACTCAAG CCGTACTACCTTGAACTCATTGACGAGTACTTCCCcaacaaggtcatcaagTGGTAG
- a CDS encoding uncharacterized protein (ID:PFLUO_003807-T1.cds;~source:funannotate): MEEAVRRREYQKRYEECGDTWYGFRPGNPPSESFLALLGSKNGRGVAHMLIDHCAELGKKSIKEIQVNLDISSMKFVLTS, encoded by the coding sequence ATGGAGGAAGCAGTCCGCCGACGGGAATACCAGAAACGGTACGAGGAGTGTGGCGACACCTGGTACGGTTTTCGTCCTGGGAACCCCCCCTCGGAGTCTTTCCTCGCACTTCTGGGCTCCAAGAATGGCCGCGGAGTTGCCCACATGCTCATTGACCACTGCGCTGAATTAGGCAAGAAAAGCATTAAAGAAATCCAGGTCAATTTGGATATCTCGTCTATGAAGTTTGTCCTGACAAGTTAA
- a CDS encoding uncharacterized protein (ID:PFLUO_003810-T1.cds;~source:funannotate) yields MAQAGPITDVTQRLFTELKSKNEETRVRAAYELYDNVLSVSRDWAPEKFVEFYNTVSQRIAQLVVTGSDANERIGGLLALDRLIDFDGVDAAQKTTRFASYLRSALRSNDNVVLVYAARSLGRLAKPGGALTAELVESEIQSALEWLQSERQESRRFAAVLVIRELAKGSPTLLYGFVPQIFELVWVALRDPKVLIRETAAEAVGECFEIIAARDIQVRQQWFARIYDEALLGLKSHNVEWIHGSLLILKALILKGTMFMNEHYRNACEIVLRLKDHRDPKIRTQVVLTIPILASYAPVDFTEIYLHRFMIYLQAQLKRDKERNSAFIAIGNIANAVGPAIAQYLDGIIIYIREGLAMKARNRAGVVEAPMFECISMLSLAVGQALSKYIEALLDPIFACGLSESLTQALVDMAHYIPPIKPTIQEKLLDMLSIILCGTPFRPLGCPENRLPPMPSFAKDFALHEVHSDSEIALALHTLGSFDFSGHILNEFVRDVAINYVENDSPEIRKASALTCCQLFVHDPIINQTSGHSIQVVSEVIDKLLTVGVGDPDPEIRRTVLWSLDRKFDRHLARPENIRCLFLAVNDEVFAVKEASICIIGRLSSVNPAYVFPPLRKLLVNLLTGLGFANTARQKEETAQLISLFVSNATKLIRSYVDPMVTALLPKATDGNPGVAATTLKAVGELANVGGAEMRRYLPQIMPIILDSLQDLSSHTKRESALRTLGQLASNSGYVIEPYLEYPHLLAVLITIIKTEQTGSLRKETIKLLGVLGALDPYKYQQISEIEPDVHHINEIQNVSDVALIMQGLTPSNEEYYPTVVIHTLMHNILRETSLAQYHSAVIDAIVTIFKTLGLKCVPFLSQIIPGFISVIRSSPASRLESYFNQMAILVNIVRQHIRAFLPEVIEVVREYWDASYQVQGTIVSLVEAIAKSLEGEFRKYLAGLVPLMLDTLEKDTTPRRQPSERILHAFLIFGSSGEEYMHLIIPAIVRLFDRSQNPHSIRKSAIDSLTKLSRQVNVSDFASLMVHSLSRVVAGSDRVLRQAAMDCICALIFQLGQDFTHYIHLLSKVLKHHQITHVNYQVLVTKLQKGEGLPQDLNPEQNYASMTDDNNFAEIGQKKIVVNQQHLKNAWDASQKSTREDWQEWIRRFSVELLKESPSPALRACASLAGIYQPLARDLFNAAFVSCWTELYDQYQEELVRSIEKALTSPNIPPEILQILLNLAEFMEHDDKALPIDIRTLGKYAAKCHAFAKALHYKELEFEQDQNSGAVEALITINNQLQQSDAAIGILRKAQAYRDVELKETWFEKLQRWDEALAAYKRREKTDPDSFGITMGKMRCLHALGEWKVLSDLAQEKWNQASLEHRRAIAPLAAAAAWGRRQWELMDSYLGVMKEQSPDRSFFGAILAIHRNQFDEANMYIEKARNGLDTELSALLGESYNRAYNVVVRVQMLAELEEIITYKQNVGDPEKQEAIRQTWNHRLLGCQQNVEVWQRMLKVRALVTAPREDLDMSIKFANLCRKSNRMGLAERSLAALETVITDENGTRTIAPPEVTYARLKFNWASGQQQDALTSLKEFTSGLTDDLSKYNALAHAADHHGINGVNGITESNHADASGVRERIGDVAKFRKLLSKSYLRQGEWQTTLQRGDWRAENVRDVLSAYSAATQYNRDSYKAWHSWALANFEVVTTIASQASRDGVPAPVPAHIVTEHVIPAIRGFLRSIALSSTSSLQDTLRLLTLWFTHGGDHEVNTVVTEGFTAVNIDTWLAVTPQLIARINQPNIRVRGSVHRLLAEVGKAHPQALVYPLTVAMKSNVTRRSQSATNIMESMRQHSAKLVEQADLVSHELIRVAVLWHELWHEGLEEASRLYFGDHNVEGMFATLAPLHDMLDQGAETLREVSFAQAFGRDLAEARHYCMLYRDTEEIGDLNQAWDLYYTVFRKISRQLPQLSILDLKYVSPRLKDCSDLDLAVPGTYQSGRPVIRIMSFDPILHVLQTKKRPRRMTLKGSNGSSYMYLVKGHEDIRQDERVMQLFGLINTLLDNDGESFKRHLSVQRFPAIPLSQSSGLLGWVWNSDTLHALIKEYRESRRILLNIEHRIMLQMAPDYDSLTLMQKVEVFGYAMDNTTGKDLYRVLWLKSKSSESWLERRTNYTRSLGVMSMVGYILGLGDRHPSNLLLDRTTGRVVHIDFGDCFEVAMHREKYPERVPFRLTRMLTFAMEVSNIEGSYRITCEAVMRVLRENKDSLMAVLEAFIHDPLINWRLGAQESPDRVSLTAERRQSIIEGINFEHGVQPSNFSRPRRPSILEGGTLDAQENVPQEAREAQNARALQVLARVKEKLTGRDFKHYEELGISDQVDKLLAQATNVENICQHWIGWCSFW; encoded by the exons ATGGCACAAGCAGGTCCCATCACAGATGTGACCCAGCGGCTGTTCACTGAGCTCAAATCCAAGAACGAGGAGACCAGGGTGCGAGCTGCCTACGAGCTCTACGACAACGTTCTCTCCGTCTCACGGG ACTGGGCTCCCGAGAAATTTGTCGAGTTTTACAACACGGTCAGCCAGCGCATCGCCCAGCTGGTTGTGACCGGCAGCGATGCCAATGAGAGAATCGGCGGtctcctcgcgctcgacCGCCTAATCGATTTCGATGGAGTCGATGCCGCCCAGAAAACCACTCGGTTTGCCAGCTACCTGCGCAGCGCCCTTCGCAGCAATGATAACGTGGTGTTGGTGTATGCGGCCCGGTCGCTGGGCCGTCTAGCGAAGCCTGGCGGGGCCCTGACGGCGGAACTGGTAGAAAGTGAAATCCAATCAGCGTTGGAATGGCTTCAGTCGGAGCGTCAGGAGAGTCGGCGCTTTGCCGCTGTGCTCGTCATCCGGGAACTGGCCAAGGGATCACCGACCCTGCTCTACGGCTTCGTACCGCAGATCTTCGAACTGGTTTGGGTCGCGCTGCGGGACCCCAAAGTCCTCATTCGGGAAACCGCTGCCGAGGCCGTGGGCGAATGCTTCGAGATCATCGCGGCCCGAGATATTCAGGTCCGCCAGCAGTGGTTTGCGAGAATCTACGATGAGGCTCTGCTAGGCTTGAAATCACACAATGTCGAgtggatccatggatctcttctcattctcaaaGCCCTGATCCTGAAAGGCACAATGTTTATGAATGAGCACTACCGCAACGCCTGCGAGATTGTGCTTCGCCTGAAGGATCACCGCGATCCGAAGATTCGCACCCAGGTCGTCCTGACCATTCCTATCCTTGCCTCCTACGCCCCTGTCGATTTTACGGAGATATATCTGCACCGGTTCATGATCTACCTACAAGCGCAACTCAAGAGAGACAAGGAAAGGAATTCGGCCTTCATTGCAATCGGGAATATTGCCAACGCAGTGGGTCCCGCCATCGCGCAATATCTggacggcatcatcatctaTATCCGGGAGGGTCTTGCGATGAAAGCGAGAAACCGAGCGGGTGTCGTCGAGGCCCCCATGTTTGAGTGCATTAGCATGCTTTCCCTAGCGGTGGGACAGGCTCTCAGCAAGTACATCGAAGCTTTGCTTGACCCGATTTTCGCCTGCGGTCTCAGTGAGTCTTTGACGCAGGCGTTGGTTGACATGGCACACTACATTCCTCCCATCAAACCTACCATTCAAGAAAAACTTCTCGATATGCTAAGCATCATTCTCTGTGGCACGCCGTTCCGGCCCCTCGGATGCCCAGAAAATCGACTTCCGCCAATGCCATCTTTCGCAAAGGATTTTGCACTTCACGAGGTCCactcggactcggagatTGCACTCGCTCTTCACACTTTGGGAAGCTTTGACTTTTCTGGTCACATCCTGAATGAGTTTGTGCGCGATGTTGCTATCAACTACGTGGAAAATGACAGCCCCGAAATTCGAAAGGCGTCGGCTCTCACCTGCTGTCAGCTGTTTGTGCATGATCCCATTATCAATCAAACCAGTGGACACTCAATACAGGTCGTCAGCGAGGTCATCGACAAGTTGCTGACCGTCGGGGTCGGCGATCCTGACCCGGAGATCCGCCGCACAGTTCTGTGGTCACTAGATCGCAAATTTGACCGTCATCTTGCACGCCCCGAGAACATCCGGTGTTTGTTCCTAGCCGTCAATGACGAGGTTTTTGCTGTCAAAGAAGCCTCAATCTGCATCATTGGCCGACTCTCCAGTGTCAACCCGGCCTACGTTTTCCCACCACTTCGAAAATTGCTGGTCAATCTTCTGACAGGGCTTGGGTTTGCCAACACGGCCCGccagaaggaagaaacagCCCAGCTCATCAGCTTGTTTGTCTCTAATGCGACCAAATTGATTCGGTCGTATGTCGATCCCATGGTGACCGCACTGCTACCCAAGGCGACGGACGGCAATCCGGGTGTGGCGGCTACTACACTGAAGGCCGTGGGCGAGCTTGCCAATGTAGGTGGTGCTGAGATGAGGCGATACTTGCCGCAGATCATGCCCATCATCTTGGATTCTCTTCAGGATCTTTCTTCCCATACAAAACGGGAATCCGCTCTGCGCACACTTGGACAGTTAGCCAGCAACTCGGGCTACGTGATCGAACCTTACCTCGAGTATCCTCATCTGCTTGCCGTgctcatcaccatcatcaaaACGGAACAGACAGGGTCCCTACGCAAAGAGACCATCAAGTTACTTGGTGTCCTCGGTGCCCTTGATCCATACAAATACCAGCAGATCAGTGAGATTGAGCCAGATGTTCATCACATCAACGAAATCCAGAATGTGTCCGATGTCGCTCTGATTATGCAGGGACTCACGCCGTCCAATGAAGAATACTATCCTACGGTGGTCATTCATACCCTGATGCATAATATCTTGCGCGAAACCTCTCTTGCTCAATACCACTCAGCGGTCATCGATGCCATTGTCACCATTTTCAAGACTCTGGGTTTGAAGTGTGTGCCATTCTTGAGCCAAATTATCCCTGGCTTCATCTCGGTGATCAGAAGCTCTCCGGCCAGCCGTCTCGAATCTTACTTCAACCAGATGGCCATCTTGGTCAACATTGTCAGACAACATATCCGCGCGTTTCTGCCAGAGGTCATCGAAGTCGTACGTGAATATTGGGATGCTTCATATCAAGTACAGGGCACTATCGTGTCGTTGGTGGAAGCCATTGCCAAGTCGTTGGAAGGCGAATTCCGGAAATACCTTGCTGGTCTGGTGCCTTTGATGCTGGACACACTTGAGAAAGATACTACACCGCGTCGCCAACCGTCAGAAAGGATCCTCCACGCCTTTTTGATATTTGGTTCCAGTGGAGAGGAATACATGCATCTCATCATCCCTGCTATTGTTCGTCTGTTCGATCGATCGCAAAACCCGCACAGCATCCGCAAGTCCGCAATCGACAGTCTGACAAAACTGTCACGCCAAGTCAATGTTTCTGATTTTGCATCTCTCATGGTGCATTCCCTATCTCGTGTTGTGGCTGGCAGCGACCGCGTCTTGCGCCAGGCTGCTATGGACTGCATTTGTGCTCTCATCTTCCAACTTGGCCAGGACTTTACTCACTACATTCATCTTTTGAGCAAGGTTCTCAAGCATCATCAGATCACTCACGTCAACTACCAGGTTCTGGTCACGAAGCTCCAGAAGGGTGAGGGGCTCCCTCAGGATTTAAACCCGGAGCAGAACTATGCCTCCATGACCGATGACAACAACTTCGCTGAAATCGGACAAAAGAAGATTGTGGTGAATCAACAACATCTCAAAAACGCATGGGACGCCTCACAGAAGTCCACCCGTGAGGATTGGCAAGAGTGGATACGTCGTTTCAGTgttgagcttctcaaggaatctccttctccggccCTGCGAGCCTGTGCCAGCTTGGCCGGTATCTATCAACCATTGGCAAGAGATCTTTTCAATGCCGCGTTTGTGTCATGTTGGACTGAGCTGTATGATCAATACCAAGAGGAGTTGGTCCGATCGATTGAGAAGGCTCTTACATCTCCGAACATTCCCCCGGAGATCCTGCAGATTTTGTTGAATCTTGCTGAGTTCATGGAGCACGACGATAAGGCCCTTCCCATCGACATCCGTACCCTTGGTAAATACGCCGCCAAATGCCATGCCTTTGCCAAAGCTCTTCATTACAAAGAGCTGGAGTTTGAACAAGATCAGAACTCGGGTGCTGTTGAGGCGTTGATCACCATTAACAACCAGCTGCAGCAGTCCGATGCGGCCATCGGTATCCTCCGCAAAGCTCAAGCATATCGCGATGTGGAGCTTAAGGAAACCTGGTTCGAGAAACTCCAGCGCTGGGACGAAGCTCTCGCTGCCTACAAGCGGCGAGAGAAAACCGATCCGGATTCATTTGGCATTACGATGGGTAAGATGCGATGCCTGCACGCTCTTGGAGAGTGGAAGGTGCTTTCAGATCTTGCTCAGGAGAAGTGGAACCAGGCATCCTTGGAGCATCGCAGGGCTATTGCCCctctggctgctgccgccgcttGGGGCCGACGCCAGTGGGAGTTGATGGACTCTTATCTTGGAGTCATGAAGGAACAGTCCCCCGATCGATCGTTCTTTGGGGCTATTctcgccatccaccgcaaCCAATTCGACGAGGCCAACATGTATATTGAAAAGGCACGGAACGGCCTGGACACCGAACTGTCAGCGCTGCTTGGAGAATCATATAATCGCGCTTACAACGTCGTTGTCCGAGTCCAGATGCTTGCCGAATTGGAGGAAATCATCACTTACAAACAAAACGTTGGTGATCCCGAGAAACAAGAAGCCATCCGCCAAACCTGGAACCATCGCCTGCTGGGTTGTCAGCAGAACGTAGAAGTCTGGCAGCGGATGCTCAAGGTTCGGGCCCTCGTGACTGCTCCTCGCGAGGATCTCGACATGTCTATCAAGTTCGCCAACCTGTGCCGCAAATCTAACCGCATGGGTCTCGCGGAACGATCGCTCGCGGCATTAGAGACAGTCATCACTGATGAAAATGGCACGCGAACTATCGCGCCTCCCGAGGTCACTTACGCACGACTCAAGTTCAACTGGGCAAGTGGCCAACAACAAGACGCACTCACATCACTGAAAGAGTTTACCTCTGGGTTGACCGATGACCTGTCCAAGTACAATGCGCTCGCGCATGCCGCCGACCACCACGGTATCAATGGTGTCAACGGCATCACAGAGTCGAACCATGCAGATGCCTCGGGTGTGCGCGAACGGATCGGCGACGTTGCCAAATTCCGGAAGCTTCTTTCCAAGAGCTACCTGCGGCAAGGCGAATGGCAGACAACCCTTCAGAGAGGCGATTGGCGTGCAGAGAATGTCCGTGATGTCCTCAGCGCGTACTCGGCAGCGACCCAGTACAACCGTGATTCGTACAAAGCGTGGCACTCCTGGGCTTTGGCCAACTTTGAAGTCGTCACGACAATTGCCAGTCAAGCGAGCCGGGACGGTGTACCTGCACCAGTTCCAGCACATATTGTGACGGAGCATGTCATCCCTGCCATCCGCGGTTTCCTCCGGTCTATTGCCTTGTCTTCAACATCGTCTCTGCAAGACACTCTGCGTCTGCTGACGCTCTGGTTCACTCACGGCGGTGACCATGAAGTCAACACGGTCGTCACGGAAGGGTTTACCGCAGTCAATATCGATACTTGGCTCGCTGTTACTCCTCAGCTGATCGCGCGAATCAACCAGCCCAACATACGGGTTCGCGGATCCGTTCATAGATTGCTTGCCGAGGTCGGAAAAGCACACCCACAGGCGTTGGTGTATCCGTTGACAGTGGCAATGAAATCGAACGTCACTCGGCGCTCACAGTCTGCGACCAACATCATGGAAAGTATGCGCCAGCACAGTGCCAAACTCGTCGAGCAAGCTGATCTTGTGAGCCATGAATTGATCCGAGTCGCGGTATTGTGGCATGAACTCTGGCATGAAGGGTTGGAGGAGGCCTCCCGTCTCTACTTTGGTGACCACAATGTCGAAGGCATGTTCGCGACGCTTGCGCCTCTCCATGATATGCTGGACCAGGGGGCTGAGACGCTCCGAGAGGTGTCTTTCGCGCAAGCTTTCGGGCGCGATCTCGCGGAGGCTAGGCACTACTGCATGCTCTATCGCGATACGGAAGAGATTGGCGATCTGAACCAAGCATGGGATCTCTATTACACTGTATTCCGCAAGATCAGCCGTCAACTTCCCCAGCTTTCCATCCTTGACCTCAAATACGTCTCCCCTCGACTCAAGGATTGTTCCGATCTTGACCTTGCTGTGCCGGGAACGTACCAGAGTGGTCGCCCAGTGATTCGAATTATGAGCTTTGATCCGATCCTGCATGTCCTCCAGACCAAGAAACGGCCGCGACGCATGACGCTCAAGGGCAGTAACGGAAGCTCTTACATGTATCTTGTCAAGGGACACGAGGATATCCGACAAGATGAGAGAGTCATGCAGCTCTTTGGTCTGATCAATACTCTTCTCGACAACGATGGCGAGAGCTTCAAGCGCCATCTCTCAGTACAGCGCTTCCCCGCCATTCCGTTGTCCCAGAGCTCTGGTTTGCTGGGATGGGTGTGGAACAGTGACACTCTGCACGCCCTCATCAAAGAATACCGCGAGAGCCGCCGCATTCTGCTCAACATCGAGCACCGCATCATGCTTCAAATGGCACCGGACTACGACAGCCTCACTCTCATGCAGAAGGTTGAAGTGTTTGGTTATGCCATGGACAATACTACCGGCAAAGATCTGTACCGCGTGCTATGGCTCAAGAGCAAGAGCTCCGAGTCTTGGCTGGAGCGGCGTACCAATTATACTCGGTCTCTCGGAGTCATGTCCATGGTTGGGTATATCCTTGGTCTGGGAGATCGGCATCCTTCGAACTTGCTTCTGGATCGCACAACTGGCCGCGTTGTCCACATCGATTTCGGTGATTGCTTCGAGGTGGCGATGCACCGGGAGAAGTATCCCGAACGGGTGCCATTCCGACTTACGCGCATGTTGACTTTCGCCATGGAGGTCAGCAACATTGAGGGAAGCTATCGTATCACCTGCGAGGCTGTTATGCGTGTCCTGCGGGAGAACAAGGACTCGTTGATGGCTGTTTTGGAAGCC TTCATTCATGACCCCTTGATCAACTGGCGTCTCGGTGCACAAGAGTCCCCCGACCGCGTATCACTGACGGCTGAGCGCCGACAGTCAATCATCGAGGGTATCAACTTTGAACACGGAGTGCAGCCGAGCAACTTCTCTCGCCCCCGTCGGCCATCCATCCTCGAGGGCGGTACTCTCGATGCCCAGGAAAACGTCCCCCAGGAGGCGCGTGAGGCACAAAACGCCCGGGCCCTGCAAGTGCTTGCCCGAgtcaaggagaagctgaCGGGTCGCGACTTCAAGCACTACGAAGAGCTGGGTATCAGCGACCAGGTGGACAAGTTGCTCGCACAAGCCACAAATGTCGAGAACATCTGCCAGCACTGGATCGGATGGTGTAGTTTCTGGTAG
- a CDS encoding uncharacterized protein (ID:PFLUO_003809-T1.cds;~source:funannotate), translated as MSTADTADASDVPPVVRDLLRISLNAKEYRFLHKAALSRFPPALQNQLPSPARYDAIARPRNRHSEAAVRASLRVFLGSSLALKLTDLVLARVRGGAEKSKTRTPFLRSPNFRLSISLSLLLLIHRVLYRFLVRLRANLRTEDARPFCERNPQISRALTSRFAPAIGASLAGFALGICPQDQLRLTAAIYTSTRSLEFLFNVLDEKGYLDKRPWWFGSWLLMPVSCAQLFHAFVFDRETTPKWFGNVILKLSPSYIQSRPESLPGNVPWPEKEEIVDSLASIADLRWPAFVSPILHPADPNTLPSLVKAISPITGPAHPSISNLSCALLHPNVPTCSTAFLHHILLSVPKLARFLTAVTLALSIPRIKTILTQPITSVNTLSKRIITLTAVLSAAVGSAWGSVCLLNSSLPRSTLPTKRFFLSGAIGGLPFLFFNSRGTFLYFFRAAVDSAYKTGVKRGLWKGRKGGELALFVLSWAVMGSILEARPSAVQGGGLRKGLTFLRGDGFADPVEKANRKIRRGKKAEEKTE; from the exons atGTCCACTGCGGACACAGCCGATGCCAGCGATGTGCCCCCCGTGGTACGCGACTTGCTTCGCATTTCTCTCAACGCCAAGGAATATCGCTTCCTCCACAAAGCCGCCCTCTCGCGCTTTCCGCCAGCTCTGCAGAACCAGCTACCCTCGCCAGCACGATACGATGCCATAGCCCGTCCCAGAAATAGACACAGCGAAGCCGCTGTCCGCGCGTCGCTGCGTGTGTTTTTGGGATCGAGCCTGGCGCTCAAGTTGACAGATTTGGTTCTTGCGAGGGTGAGAGGAGGCGCTGAAAA GTCAAAGACGCGCACCCCTTTCCTCCGCTCACCAAACTTCCGcctctccatctccctctctctcctcctcctcatccatcgGGTCCTCTACcgcttcctcgtccgactgCGCGCAAACCTGCGCACGGAAGATGCCCGTCCCTTCTGCGAGCGAAACCCACAGATCTCGCGCGCGTTAACCTCACGGTTCGCCCCTGCCATCGGAGCCAGTCTGGCAGGTTTCGCGCTGGGTATCTGTCCGCAGGACCAGCTCCGTCTCACGGCGGCCATCTACACCAGCACGCGCAGCTTGGAGTTTCTCTTTAATGTTCTCGATGAAAAGGGGTATCTGGATAAGCGGCCCTGGTGGTTCGGCAGCTGGCTGCTAATGCCCGTGTCGTGTGCGCAGCTGTTTCACGCTTTTGTGTTTGATCGGGAGACTACACCTAAG TGGTTCGGCAATGTCATCCTGAAGCTCTCGCCGAGCTATATCCAGAGCCGACCGGAGTCGCTGCCCGGCAATGTGCCCTGGCcagagaaggaggagattgtgGACTCGCTTGCTTCTATTGCGGATCTGCGCTGGCC CGCATTCGTGTCTCCCATTCTACACCCCGCCGACCCCAACACCCTGCCGTCCTTGGTCAAGGCTATCTCCCCAATCACCGGTCCAGCTCATCCCTCGATCTCGAATCTGTCCTGTGCGTTGCTGCACCCTAATGTCCCGACCTGCAGCACGGCCTTCCTGCATCACATCCTCCTGTCAGTGCCGAAGCTCGCTCGGTTCCTCACAGCGGTGACCCTCGCTCTGAGCATCCCCCGCATCAAGACGATCCTGACCCAACCGATCACCTCGGTGAACACCCTATCCAAGCGGATCATAACCCTAACAGCCGTGCTCTCCGCAGCGGTTGGCTCTGCCTGGGGCAGCGTCTGCCTCCTGAACAGCTCCCTGCCCCGCTCGACATTGCCAACAAAACGGTTTTTTCTCAGCGGTGCGATCGGTGGACTACCCTTCCTGTTCTTTAACAGCCGCGGCACCTTCCTGTACTTCTTCCGGGCGGCCGTCGACTCCGCTTACAAAACGGGCGTCAAGCGGGGCCTGTGGAAGGGCCGAAAGGGCGGTGAGCTGGCGCTCTTTGTGCTGTcgtgggcggtgatgggaTCTATTCTGGAGGCGAGACCGTCGGCGGTCCAGGGCGGTGGGCTGCGTAAGGgcttgaccttcttgcggGGAGATGGGTTCGCTGATCCGGTGGAAAAGGCGAATCGCAAGATCCGTCGGGGGAAGAaagccgaggagaagacagaGTAG